A region of the Pedococcus aerophilus genome:
ACCGAGCACCGACCGCTGCGCCCGGGCGAGTTCGAGGAGTGGCTGACCGAGGTCGAGGTGCCGTTGTCGGACGACGAGCGCAGTCGCCTGGTCGAGCGGGTGTCGATGTCCTGACCTGCTCGATGAGCCTGTCGGTCGACCGGTAGGCAGCGTCTCAGCGGCCCCGGGACCTCTGGGGCAAGCCGTGCGCCAGGGCGTACTCGACGAACTCGGCGTGCAGCGCCCCCGGGACGTCCAGCGCGACCGGCTCACCCTGGGCCGTGACGACGCCGACGACGGCGCCGCGCCGAGCCCGGCCGGGTTCGGCGACTTCAGCGAGCCCTGACCACGGCAACGTGCGCCACCGCAGCCAACGACGAAGCCGCACACCGTCATTCGACACGACCGTGCAGTTCCACCAGCTCAGCACCATCGGGACGGCGAACAGCAACGAGACCACCAGCGCGCCTGCCTCGAGGTCGGTGGCGGCGACGAGGACCACCCCGACGGCGAGGATCGCCGCGGGGAGCACGACCGCGACCCATACGCGTCCGACGAACACGTGCGTGCCCTCGACAGCACCGCTCGAACGATCCCTGACCACGTTTCTCCCCTGTCCCCCAAGAGCCTCCCAGCGTCGGCACGGCCCACACTCTCCCCTGATGAGGACTCAGTCGTCCATGGCCTCGATGCCGAGCTCGTCCAGCTCGCCCATCCGCGACCGCAGCCGTTCGACGAGCGCGGGGTCGGCGGGCGGGTAGTCCGTGACCTCCTCGACGACGCGCAGCGCCTCCGTCGTGCGGTAGGAGCGCGTGGGGTTGCCAGGGAAGCGCTTGTCGGTGACGTTCGGGTCGTCCTCGATGGTGCCGAGCGGTTCGACGCGGTAGACGCGAGGGGGTCCGTCGCCACGGGCGAGCGCGGCAGCGAGCGGGGCGCCCTCGGCCGAGGACGTGATGTAGACGTGCTTCGACGGGCGCTGCGAGCCGTAGTTCGACCGCCAGCCGGGCGTCAGAAGGTCCCCGACCGACACGTCCGCCCTGGTGCCATGGAAGAACGGACCGGGGTCGTCCACGACCCGCGGGACCGGGCGCGGGTCGCGCAGCAGGCTGTCGAGCCGGGCGGTGAGGACAGCGGTGCGGCTGCGGCCCTTCGGTGCCCGCGGGTAGCGCGACAGCACGTCGAGCACCACGGGCGTGGCGCGCTTCGCCGACGCGTCGAGGAGGTACTCGGCCACCACCGGGTCCTCACCGCGCGAGAGCTCCCCAGCGCGCGCCGCATGGACCGCCGCACCGAGGATGTGCCGGAGCTGGGTGTGGTTGGCGAGCGGGTGCAGGTATGCCGCGGCAGCAGCATCGCCCGCGGCCGTCGCTGCGTGCCGGGCGGGCTCGTCGGGGGCGTCCTTCGCCGCGCGGTGGGCGTCCGCCGCCGTCG
Encoded here:
- the arr gene encoding NAD(+)--rifampin ADP-ribosyltransferase, giving the protein MPPSQPDFELTMDELRAVAAYAAACAEPALVLFTKAVPDDPRPSAALDAARAFAEGAPRSRLQRATAADAHRAAKDAPDEPARHAATAAGDAAAAAYLHPLANHTQLRHILGAAVHAARAGELSRGEDPVVAEYLLDASAKRATPVVLDVLSRYPRAPKGRSRTAVLTARLDSLLRDPRPVPRVVDDPGPFFHGTRADVSVGDLLTPGWRSNYGSQRPSKHVYITSSAEGAPLAAALARGDGPPRVYRVEPLGTIEDDPNVTDKRFPGNPTRSYRTTEALRVVEEVTDYPPADPALVERLRSRMGELDELGIEAMDD
- a CDS encoding PH domain-containing protein, giving the protein MVRDRSSGAVEGTHVFVGRVWVAVVLPAAILAVGVVLVAATDLEAGALVVSLLFAVPMVLSWWNCTVVSNDGVRLRRWLRWRTLPWSGLAEVAEPGRARRGAVVGVVTAQGEPVALDVPGALHAEFVEYALAHGLPQRSRGR